The following proteins come from a genomic window of Acidobacteriota bacterium:
- a CDS encoding DJ-1/PfpI family protein, whose translation MKKLQQRVLWGLVAVLAVTPLGAVRADDFSDPGDDPMGRKAAPEEVADQSKVRTEPADGAVLDQPLRSVRLWLSEAHDPARLDLRLTGPAGDLPLRGLHAMEDNGLMAFVSGTMPDGEYVLSWSQPGSEGRSRSSFHIARQKDSAAIGDYEAPLDIGVLVFDGVEPLDLFGPLEMWMNAGPDLIRVHLIAETAGPVVVRTVSYPADLAPRLDVPYSFESAPPLDVLMVPGGIGTLREVDNRKLIEFVAARAPEVQVMASVCTGAAILAKAGLLDGQRATANKAFFSYIKGYGGDTEWIEEARWVESGRVMTSSGVSAGIDMSLALMARFFGIEGARMVAAMAEYDWNEDPSRDPFTSNLDLATPSVPALKAALREEVRGDAPGGP comes from the coding sequence ATGAAAAAGCTCCAGCAAAGGGTTCTCTGGGGGTTGGTGGCCGTGCTGGCGGTCACCCCCCTCGGCGCAGTACGAGCAGACGATTTCAGCGATCCCGGCGATGATCCGATGGGCCGCAAGGCGGCGCCGGAAGAGGTCGCCGACCAATCGAAAGTCCGCACCGAGCCGGCGGACGGGGCAGTTCTCGACCAACCCCTGCGCAGCGTTCGCCTGTGGCTCTCGGAAGCTCACGATCCGGCCCGCCTCGACCTCAGGCTGACCGGCCCGGCGGGCGATCTCCCTCTGCGCGGCCTGCACGCCATGGAGGACAACGGTCTGATGGCCTTCGTCTCCGGCACGATGCCGGATGGTGAGTACGTCCTGTCGTGGTCGCAGCCGGGTTCCGAAGGGCGAAGCCGTTCGAGCTTTCACATCGCCCGCCAGAAGGACAGCGCCGCGATCGGTGACTACGAAGCCCCGCTCGACATCGGCGTCCTGGTCTTCGACGGCGTCGAGCCGCTCGATCTCTTCGGCCCCCTCGAGATGTGGATGAATGCTGGACCGGATCTGATTCGGGTCCACCTGATCGCCGAAACCGCCGGCCCGGTGGTGGTCCGCACGGTGTCCTACCCCGCCGACCTCGCGCCGCGTCTCGACGTGCCGTACTCCTTCGAGTCCGCTCCGCCGCTCGATGTGCTGATGGTGCCCGGGGGCATCGGAACCCTGCGCGAGGTCGACAACCGCAAGCTGATCGAGTTCGTCGCTGCGCGGGCGCCCGAGGTCCAGGTGATGGCGTCCGTTTGCACCGGCGCCGCGATCCTTGCCAAAGCCGGGCTCCTCGACGGACAGCGGGCCACCGCCAACAAGGCCTTCTTCAGCTATATCAAGGGTTACGGTGGCGACACGGAGTGGATCGAGGAGGCCCGCTGGGTCGAGTCCGGACGCGTCATGACGTCTTCCGGGGTGTCGGCCGGAATCGACATGAGCCTGGCCCTGATGGCGCGTTTCTTCGGCATCGAAGGGGCCCGCATGGTGGCGGCGATGGCCGAGTACGACTGGAACGAAGATCCGAGCCGCGATCCCTTCACCAGCAACCTCGACCTGGCGACGCCGAGCGTTCCGGCTCTCAAGGCGGCGCTTCGGGAGGAGGTTCGGGGCGACGCCCCCGGAGGT